The region CTCGGCTACAACGCGCTGACCCGCGCGAACAAGGGTGTGGTCAGCAAGCTGCGCCGCTTCGCGCATGGCCTGCATGCGTACTTCGTGACGGGCGCGCGCCTGGCATCGTCGTCGCCTCGCGACGGCCTGCGGCTTGCCTCCCGCGCCAGCTGAGACGAGGCGAACCATGGCAATGAACACCGGCTTCAGCGATGACGACGACGATGGCGTGATGAGCGAGATCAACATGACGCCGCTCGTCGACGTCATGCTCGTGCTTCTGATCATTTTCCTCGTGACGATTCCGGCGATGCAGCACGCGGTGAAGATCGACCTGCCGCACGCGAGCAGCCAGCCCGTCGACGAGAAACCGCAGACGGTCGACGTCGCAATTCAGGGCAACGGCACGATCATGTGGAACGACCAAACGGTCACACGCGAGCAGTTGCAGGCGCATATCGCCGAAGCGGCAAAGCACCAGCCGCAACCGGAGTTGCACTTGCGCGCCGACCGCAAGGTGGCCTATGAGCGCGTGGCCGAAGTCATGTCCGACGCGCAGGCTGGCGGTCTGACGAAGCTCGGCTTCGTGACGGAGCCGACCGCGAAGGCAAAGTAATGCGGGCATGACGTCGGCGCGACTGGTCGCGCGCGCACCGATGGCCGCGTAAGCGCCTCACAAAGTAAAAGGCCTTCATCGCCAGATGAAGGCCTTTTTTCATGCGCACGCGGGCGCCTTCGGGCGGCGGGCTCTTCGGCGGTATCGGTTACGCCTCGAGCAACGCAAATGCGGCTACCGTGGTCTGCACGGACTGCGCGTTCTGCCCTATCTGGCTCGCAACATGTGCGGCCACCTGATTCCACTCAGAGCTTCCTTCGCGAAATGGGATTTCAATATAGGCCTGCGCGCGTATGCATTCAAGGCCCGCACGATTGAAACTTGCGATTGCAGGCGCCGCTTCAATGACAAAACAAATTTGCCACGACCGGCAATCCGCATTCAGGTGGCCGAAACATCGACTGCCGCTTCCTTCTTCGCACGCTCGGGGCAGCCGGGTTGCTTGTACTCGCCGTGGTCGAGTTTCTCGACCAGATAGTCGACGAACGCGCGCACCGCGGGCGGCATCCCCTGCCGCGACACGAAAACGGCATAGAGTTGCGGCACCGGCAGCGTCCAGCCCGGCATCACCGGAGACAACTGCCCTGCGCGCAACGCATTGCCGTACATCATCTCCGGCAACGCTGCGATGCCGAGGCCATCGAGCACGGCCTCGCGGATCGTCATCAGGTCGGCCGTCACGAGCCGCGGATCGTGCTCATGCAGGTGACGCGTGCCGTCCGGGGCGATCAGCGTGAACACGTGCCGTCCGTCGACACTCGGCGTATCGAGCGTCTCGAAGTGCGCCAGATCGTCCGGCACGAGCGGCGGCGCATTCTGGCTCAGCAGGCTCGGCGCGCCGACCAGCATCTGCTCGGTCCGCCACAGCGGCCGCACGACGATGTTCGCGTTCTGCGGCGGCTCGGAGCGCACGCGCAACGCGACGTCGATCGAGTCCTCGAACAAGTCGATCACACGATTCGTCACACGGATGTGCACCTTCACCTCGGGATAACGGTGGAGGAATTCGGGGAGGATCCGCGACAGCATCGTCTGCGACAGCGTCACGGGCACGCTCACGCGCACCGAGCCGCGCGGCGACGAGCGCAGCTGCTGCACCGCGTTCATCGCGGCCTGCGCTTCGGCGAGCATTGCCTGGCAATGCTGGTAGAACAGCTCGCCCGCCTCGGTCAGCGCGAGCTTGCGTGTCGAGCGCTGCAACAGGCGCACGCCGAGCGCGGCCTCGAGTTCGGTCAGGCGCCGCGACAGACGCGATTTCGAGATACCCAGCACGCGCTCCGCTGCCGAAAAGCCGCCGTGTTCGACGACCTGCGAAAAGTACATCAGGTCGTTCAGGTTGTGTGCATCGATGTTCATGTCATCGTTCCAATTTCAGAACAATCCATTGCGACCCGCCGCAAATCGGCCGGTAAAACGCCCAATATAATAGCGCCATGTTTCAAAAATAACGCTATTCCGATGATATCGAGGGCTTCAGCATGACGACTGCTCGCTCGCTTGACCGCACGTACCCGGCACTTCGCACGACCGAGGGCGGCGGCTTCGTGGTTCACCGTCCGTTTCCGACCCGGCTGCTGATGGACTTCGATCCGTTCCTGCTGCTCGACGAAATGGGCCCCGTCAACTATGCGCCCGGCGAGGCCAAGGGCGCGCCGGATCATCCGCATCGCGGCTTCGAAACCGTCACCTACGTGCTCGACGGCCGTTTTCGCC is a window of Burkholderia latens DNA encoding:
- a CDS encoding ExbD/TolR family protein, producing the protein MAMNTGFSDDDDDGVMSEINMTPLVDVMLVLLIIFLVTIPAMQHAVKIDLPHASSQPVDEKPQTVDVAIQGNGTIMWNDQTVTREQLQAHIAEAAKHQPQPELHLRADRKVAYERVAEVMSDAQAGGLTKLGFVTEPTAKAK
- a CDS encoding LysR family transcriptional regulator, whose product is MNIDAHNLNDLMYFSQVVEHGGFSAAERVLGISKSRLSRRLTELEAALGVRLLQRSTRKLALTEAGELFYQHCQAMLAEAQAAMNAVQQLRSSPRGSVRVSVPVTLSQTMLSRILPEFLHRYPEVKVHIRVTNRVIDLFEDSIDVALRVRSEPPQNANIVVRPLWRTEQMLVGAPSLLSQNAPPLVPDDLAHFETLDTPSVDGRHVFTLIAPDGTRHLHEHDPRLVTADLMTIREAVLDGLGIAALPEMMYGNALRAGQLSPVMPGWTLPVPQLYAVFVSRQGMPPAVRAFVDYLVEKLDHGEYKQPGCPERAKKEAAVDVSAT